The Lentisphaera araneosa HTCC2155 genome includes the window CGCTCCATGAACCGCCAAGTGACTCATTTGCTGGTTCATTGTTTTTAAAGATAAGCGACGACTTTGATTTTCTTGAGAGTTCGCTATTTGTATACTCATGGTGTAGTGCTCCTTATTTTTTGCTTTTTGGTAGAACAATTTATAAGGGGACACTACACTTTTTTAGTATCTAGCGATACTTACCGGACAAATGACTGAATCGTAAATGAAAGAATTTTATAAATATAGAAATCAGAAATAAAAGACAAAAACTAACAAACGGATCGATCTGATACTTTCGTTGTGAGTCACAATTTAGATAGAAAGTACAAATCATCCTGGACGTTAGTTGGCACAAAAACATCATAACATTTTGACATCATAGCATTAAAGTGTTTTATTATATGTAAACAATATAAGGATGTTATCATGGCTACAATGACAAAAAGAACAACAGTCTATTTTGACCCCCAGCTACACAAAGTATTAAAAGCTAAATCATTAGAGTGTGAAAAGTCTATTTCTGAGATTGTAGATTTAGCATTAAGACACGAACTACTCGAAGACTTGGAAGATATAAGAGATTTTGAAGAAAGAAAAAATGGTGGATTCATCTCCTACAAAGAAATGTTGGAACGATTAAATAATGAGTAAGTACACTGTTTTATTTCATAAAAATACTGAAAAAGAATTAAGAAAAATACCTAACAAAGATCGAATCAAAGTATTTGAAAAAATAGATGAACTAGCTGAAGATCCATTTATTCAAGGCCACATAAAATTAAGTGGATATGATGATCTTTACAGAGTAAGACAAGGTAATTACAGGATTATCTACACTGTAGAAAATGGTGAACTAAAAATCCATGTCATTAAAGTTCAACATAGAAAAGACGTCTATAGAAAATAGAAAAAATACTAACAAGAAACTGGAGTTGATACTTTCGTTGTAAGTCACAATTTAGATAGAAAGTACGAACTCAGTTTAGACGTTAGACATACACAAAATATGATTAAAAACGAATATTCAACAAGAACACCTTTCATACTCATGATTGGATTAATATTCTTTTGGGGAGCCGTTGCTGTATTTCACTATGGAACTAGTAACTCAAAAATATATGTAATTATTTTTTTGATAGTTCTATCAACAATTTGTTTATATAAATTCATTGTTCCTTGGAAAGCTCATGGTCATATTTCCACAAATGAAATAACATGGTCTGATGGCAAGAAATTAGAACAAATATTAAAAAACGAAATAAAAGATATCACATTCAGTTTAAGAGGTGAATCATCTGAAATGATTATTCGAACTACAGGAAAAAGAGTAACAATAAATGAACCTTTTTGTTACTTTGGTGATCTAAATAAAGCCATTAAATTCTTAAAAGAAAACGGATATAAAATAATAGAAAAATAGTCTAACCAGAAACTGGAGTTGATACTTTCGTTATGAGTCAAATTTTAGATAGAAAGTACAACTCAGTTTAGACGTTATCTTATGAAAAATATTACATTTCACAATCTAAGAATGGAAGCATCTCAATCAGGTGATGCATATGAATTAGAGCTTGATATAGACAGTGGTCATATAAGTTTTGATATTAAAATTGAAATAGAAGAAAAGGATTTTGAAGTATTACAAAGAGATGATCACAGAGCTGCATTATTGCATGCTGCTTTATTCACGCCATTTCAACTGAAAGCAACTGCATTAGATCTGAATGAACAAAGAAAATATTTAGATATTATACTCCATTCAACACAACTCGAAGTAGAACGATTTTTAACCAAATTAGATCACGGAAGAGCTAATGGAGCTATTTCAAACATGATGAGAATTACCAGTCAAAAAGATCCATCATATATGAGAAAGGGTTATTGGTTTGATAAGAAATAGAAAACAAGATAACAAGAAACTGGAGTTGATACTTTCGTTGTGAGTCACAATCTAGATAGAAAGTACGAACTCAGTTTAGACGTTAGTCAATAATAAAATAACAAACACACATGATGATAGATGTATTAATAGATTCATTAGGAAACATAATAGGACTGATTCTAATCCCCTACTTTATATCGAGTTATTTGATACAAAAAACGAAATTAAAATCATACATAATTATTGGATTCTACATATTATATTCAACAATAATTTCGATCCCATTAATGAGATTAATTAGGCATCCAACTATCGTAGAAATCGTATCCTCAGAATTCACTAAACGCATCTATTTCTCATTAACTTTTATATTGATTCTTCAATTAATCATATATAGGCTAACTAAAAAAAACAAAGACTAACCAGAAACTGGAGTTGATACTTTCGTTGTGAGTCACAATTTAAATAGAAAGTACGAACTCAGTTTAGACGTTAGTGAACTAAAAAATTGAATAAAATCAAATGAATAACAAAACTAGAAAAGTAATTATAATCACACTTGTGGCACTTTGTCTCAACACTCTATTTCCTCCACGAACATCATCAAAATATAGAAATATAGATAGAGGATTTTTACTGTATAAGGTCAACGAAACACATACCAGTAATGATAGTAATGGTAACAAAAGGTATAGTAAGTGTGAGATTAACACAGATGATTTGATCACTCAAAATATGTTCATACTCTTTTTAGGACTTACACTTACTGTTTTAGCTATTAAGCCAAAAGAAGACACAAACTAAAATCACTAACAAGAAACTGGAGTTGATACTTTCGTTGTGAATCAAATTTTAGATAGAAAGTACGAACTCAGTTTAGACGTTAGTTTGTAATAAAATTAAAAACAAATTGTAGAAATGAGAGTCCAAATAAATCGCAGATGCACGAAGTTAGAATTATCTGAAGTAAGATGATTTTAGAACAAAATCAGATCTGAATTCATTATCTCAAATGAAAGAATTTTATAAATATAGAAATCAGAAATAAAAGACAAAAACTAACAAACGGATCGATCTGATACTTTCGTTGTGAGTCACAATTTAGATAGAAAGTACAAATCATCCTGGACGTTAGCTATTAATAAAAATGAATCATTATTTACCCACAAAAAAAGATTTTGACCCTTGGGGCTGCTTAGATGGCCAACATGCTTGGAAACAATTTGGTGGCTTAACTGTAGATGAAGCATATAAAAAGTTCTGTAAACAGCCTGAGTTTTATCAAGAAGATTTTATGTTCATGGGCACAAAAGCATTTTTATACTACATACCAGTTTTAAGAAAATACGTCCAAGAATTAGATCCAAAAACTCAAGAAGATGATTGTGAGTTACACATTCTAGCATGTGGAATGGAATCACAATTAGAACAGAACTTTAAAGAAACACAAAAATCAATTAGATCACTTACAGAATTAGTTTTATCAGAAATTGGGAATTCAAATATGAACAATAAAGATAAAAAAAGAGTGATCAAAAAATGGAAAGAAATAAAAAAGCTAACCAGAAACTGGAGTTGATACTTTCGTTATGAATCAAATTTTAGATAGAAAGTACAACTCAGTTTAGACGTTAGGTAAGAACAAAATGAAAAATAAAAAATCGACTGCTTTTATTACAGTAATTAGCACATTCTTATGTGTTTCCATACTATGTTCATGCGCAAAGAACTATGACGACGAATATTCACAAAAAATAATTAATATAAAAATGGAAACATTAGATTTAGATAATGTTCCAACACTAAAAAAAACTAAAGAAATTAATAATAAATT containing:
- a CDS encoding type II toxin-antitoxin system RelE family toxin; translation: MSKYTVLFHKNTEKELRKIPNKDRIKVFEKIDELAEDPFIQGHIKLSGYDDLYRVRQGNYRIIYTVENGELKIHVIKVQHRKDVYRK